From the genome of Rhododendron vialii isolate Sample 1 chromosome 10a, ASM3025357v1:
GGTCTTTGTTTTGCATTATCATCTTTGTTGTCCCTTTCAGAATTTTTTCCGGTATGAGCATATAGTTGTGTAACTTCATGGACCACTTGCTCAATCTTCTGATCAGTGTATGTTTGTGTGATGTTATGTATTGCTTCCTCACTTCTTTGTGTGAGCAAAGAGGAATCAGTCTCGAGAACCGGTAAATCCTTTTGAGGTTCTTTGGTATGTCGCGGTTGGACGGAAAGCTTGTGGTGAGGGAAAGCTTGTTGGTTAGGCAGCGTATTTCTGCATCTTTTTGAACAATTATAGCCTTTTGCCTTTGTTCAGTTGTGCTCAAATACTTTTGCAGCtggcccttctcggtcattagAGATTCAATTTGCATCGTAAGGgcctttttgattttgttcttctcaATTTCAAACTGTTGCAACATCATATGTTtctgtttttcaaattcatccatttctttttccatttccagCAGTTGTTTTTCCATTTCATCCCTGTCCTTTTTCAAAACGTTTGACACAGTATCCATCTTCTGCAGCTTTTGTTCCAGTGaatccctttctttttccatttccaacAGCTGATTTTTCATTGTATCGCTGTCATTTTCCAAGATTGCAGTATTCTCTATAAGGAACTTGTGTTATTCTTGGGCATGCAACATTGTGTTGGACATAGTTACGATCTTCTGCAGCTTTTCTTTCATTGCATCCCGTTCTTTTTGCATTTCCTCCAGCTCATTTTTCATTATATCCTTGTCCTTTTGAAGTCCGTGATTTTGTTGTTCAAGTATTTGTTTTTGATTCTGAATATATTGGACTTGTTGCTGGAGATCCTTGAAGATAACTTGATCATTGTCCTCCAGTAAGCTGTCACAGAATTTACCCATTTGGTTGTGCTCTTTAATTAGGCCATGACTGAAATTAATGGAGTCCAGAGATTGGTAGGTACTTGGAACCATAGTCTCGCCTGATTGTGATTGTGAGAACATTGCTTGTTGTTTCTCAGGAGATGATGTTGACACAAGAGGAGATGTTTGCTGTTTTTCAGTTAAGTGTATCTCATCAAGTCGTAGTGCCAGACTTTGAGGAGATTGTGTATGCTGCATTATCTGTGATATAGTTTCCCTGTCATTGTCATCTACAACTTCTGGGTGTGGCATGCTGTAGACTTGAGCCTCTTGACatgtttcttgaagttcttcctcataTACCTGAAAGATGTGAACTCACAAtcagaattgtgtatttttattgagaactgtgtatgagaagtgtgtatttttttgtatgagaattgtgtttttcatATGATAaccgtgtatttttctatgagcactgtgtatgagaagtgtatttttttgtatgaaaactgtgtttttactatgagaactgtgtattttgcagtatgagaactgtgtttttgcTATAAAAAGTGTGTATTtatctatgagaagtgtgtaattttctatgagaagtgtgtattttcgtGTCCAAGTTAAGCAATTTGATTAGTGTATATACCGTAATGTTGACATTGCTCAAATCTTTAAAAtcatcaattctttttttcagGTCTGAGGTGTTCCAGTTTAGTAGTCTTggaattgcttcattttttgatcGTGCAATCAAATCTGTGTGTTCACAAATTCAGTACTGCAAAAACAAGTAAAAGGAAATTattagaataaaagaaaattattagaaTATCCAAAAATACTTCTCATAGCAAAATAGATTTAAGTTACCATCAACGCCACCACACATCCTGTTGCATCTCTTGGTTTGTCATGGAACTTGTGCATTGATGTATTCAATGTTTCTGCAATGGATTGTGCCCAGTCGTAgtcttttatttcttctattttttccatGCAATGCACATATGTCCATGCAATGGTGACTCCAGATGTGGAGAAGAACAGCGTCAGGCAAATGAACATGCATACAAGGCGGACTACATCTTGGATGTCTTCTTCAGTTATGgattcctctcttttttgcaGTATTTCATTGATCATGTCTTTCATCTTTTTACTACCAATCCTTGCCTCCTGGATCCcccttctttttgcaaatgcaacatcactttttttcttgttcaaatCTCCTATTGGTTTGTTCCCACAAGCTATTTCAAAGATTAGCTTGATGTCATTCCTTGTTATGGCAACCTTCTTACCACCAATGAGGAACTTACTGTCATTGGTATCATAGTTCTGAATGATACTCAGGATGGTTTTATCGTACTTCATGCAAGCTTTTTCAGCTAACTTGCCTTTCCTAATGGCATCAATCAGCATCCAAAACGGTGTTTGTTTCAAGAGCTCTAAGTGGGCATTGTTCAAGTTCAGTTTTGAAAATAGCCCCACTGTTCCTATTACATTGGACCTGAATGTGCATTGCTTTTGGGTCTGGGATGGGGAGTCTGGTTgtgattctgattctgattcttGTTTCGTGgccttctttttctgttttgggcTCTAATGTTTCTTTTGTTGGGTTTGCTTTTGGGTCTGGATTGGAGAGTCTGGTTTAGATTCAGATTGTTGGGTAAGCCTTTGGTGTTTCTTGGCGacctttttctgttttggtcTTTATCGTTTCTTTCCCCGAGTTTGCGAAGGGTACTGTGATGATTGGCTAACTATCGAGGTTGCTGGCCTGTCAGGTTGAGTTTTCGATCTTGTAATGACTCCTGCCTCCTCCATTGTTAGTGTTCTTGGTCTGATCTCGTAAGAAGTTTTCAAATCTTGTGTGTAAGTCTTATTGTGCCCTGttaaatatatgaacaaaattgAGATAGAGTGTTTACGTTGGCTCATCATAggtataatacacagttctcatagaaaaatacaatgtttcagtagaaaaatacacagttctcatagacagatgtcatgtataatacacagttctcatataaaaatacacagttccagtagaaaaatacacagttctcatagacagatgtcatgtataatacacagttctcatataaaaatacacagttctcatagaaaaatacaatgttccagtagaaaaatacacagttctcatagacagatgtcatgtataatacacagttctcatataaaaatacacagttcttttagaaaaatacacagttctcatagaaaaatacaatgttccagtagaaaatacacaattctcatagacaaatctcatgtataatacacagttctcataaaaaaatacactgtTTTGACCcgcgaggggtatttttgtccacaaTGTAGCGCCGGGACTAAAGGGGGTATAGAATATTTTGTGCTGGACTGAATTAGGTCCGAGCCTAATTTTTTGGGCTGGCCTAAAAATCCCcctttaaaaaattcacaatccacaccacACGATGATAGACCAGCAAAAAgtctgcacgatgataggacccaaaagtggcgaCACGTGACAAACCTCAAAAGTGGCTGCATGTGATGTTAAGACTTTTTGGGAgtagaatgagtgatcacttaataacatttggaatctctccattcattaccaaTTAATTTTAAGATGAATATAAAGTTTATACAAGAGCCCCTAGTGTTAtctctacctaataaaacaaaTGCAATTATATAAGCACTAAATGGTCCACGCCGTCTTATTTTCCTTACATTTGCAATAAATTGGTCTTTAAATTTTTGGGTCTTGCTAATTACTACCCCTAATGAGTGTACTTGCATAAAGAAGGAATAGTGTCATAAAATCTAGCTTTTCAAATTACTTATGAATATATTTAAGGTCCTGTTttactaaggttcttattttttaaatacttaccataatttttattttacaagactggtttttctctcataatacatcagttatttttcaaaaaataagcacttattttttcttaGCAGAACAGGGTCTCTCGCTTTATGAGACAactcattctctcataataagTAACAGAACGGGACATCtcactttacgagacaaatcattctctttacattacctttaatttaacaaataaatatttatttttcccaAACGGGACCTTAGGCTCATTTGCTTAGTAAGTCAATAATGTGGGCTCATTTGCTTATTATTGTCATATTTGAgcaatttctcaaattttcctGTTCGTTCTTCTCATCAAGATCAAGATGCATGATATAAAATAATTGTCTTTTGATCGACAATGCTAGAAGTTCACATGACATAAATCAAAATTTCCAAAGAAATCAATAAGCAAGGCCAACGACTTAAGGCTAGCAATAATTGACATTCTATGTTCACTTTGCCTCCTCAAAAAACcccggccccccccccccccccccccccgaaccTTCGTTTGGCTGCCAATTCTTCTCCGGATGAATTCATCTCCCTCGTTCTGTTGGATTTTTTGGCTCGTTTTGGAGTTCGCAGCTTGGTTGGTCCGGACCATCATTCGATGTGGGTTTGGAGTGCTTGCAGCCACCGTAGTCCGGACAAGCGAGCTTCTCTGGTCCAATTTGCTTTTAGCTTTCGTCGTCCGAAGTTGGTCCGgtttggtccggaccagcgaGTGCGGATCTGCACATTTGActttgtttttagggttttttggggCTCCAACGCCCAATATGGTTAGGACTTATTAGGCAACGTCTTTGGGTATAAATACATTTGTTGTGCCTCTTTATTATTGTGTGAAAGCAAATATTAGGCATTAGGTTAGGGTTTGAGAGACTTGTGCCTTTGTTTTGTCTTTGGTGTGATTTGGGTAGAAGGATTTCTGTAGAATTTTCTCTTTGTAGCTTTTCGAGCATTCGTATTTGTTTAGTGAAGCCATTGATCGACTGCCCGTGGAATAGACTTACATCCCAAAGTAAGACCGAACCACGTATATTTGTGTGTGtctctctccttttgtttgtttttctctcATTCCCTCACGTTTGGTTTGTTTCACacatctgtttttgtttttcgattTAGTATTCATAATCTCCGTTTGTTTGTTCGACTTCTGCAGAACACGTTCTTCAGTCCGCTGAAGCCGGATTTGGGTCCATAAAATATGCCTATTCCAGTACTACCTTTTTCCCCAATGAAgcctctctgttttttttttggcttagtaaatttttttttttgggtaagttaccCAATGAAGCCTTGGCATCTCCGACCCTTCTTAGTGGATTTAATAACAATGCTGCAAAGGGAAAGGGACTCAATGTTCTCCTTAGAGAAGCCAATCGATCTCATTGTCGAACACCAACAGCGTCGCAGATTTACCCAATTCAGTTACATCACACGTTGTTAGAACAAGCTCTAGTGTGGGTTCTATGCCCGCAACGTAGTCATTGTCTTCTGTATCCTGCAACAACAACCTCAGTAAGAAACACAATCACTCATAAGAAGACAGTTTGAGAGATGAAAAGggtggagttagaattttttaGCAATAGTCACTCTATACACCAGTACATAAAACAATACCTCgtcctttttttctttgtcaatTAAATAATAAATATGTGCTAATAATCTAAAAATCTAATGGTTACCTCTGGGGCGGCGTTTAATGTAGAAAAAGCATTCGATATAAGgcaaaaaaacatcaaaatttgCGAATGTGTATTCATAGATCCATGCGTAGCAGACTAGCAGTCATGCCTATTGGTTAATGGTTGGTGACTAACAAAATCGGGGCATTAGAAAAAGATAAAGGTGTAACATTAACGACATGGCCCGCCAGTTAGGGGTCAAAGGGACCCAGATACTAACTAAGTCCCTGATATGGCAATCCTGTCCACCCATGTCCGGGGTTTTGGTTGCATTCCAGGTAAAAtatagggaaaatgatggctcaGGACgtattttgttaattaatacccgctaagaacatgctgagaatatttgttaatactaaaaatgtctggcgggtattaattattgaAACACGTTATtcgccgtcattttccctaaaatatACCCTCCCGTGTGGAGTTCCCGCTATATCCGCCCCTACTTGTGAAACTGCCATTATTAACTACGCAAATCCTTAtccattttttccccaaatttaGATAGAGATTTGGTTTAGAAGCTTGATTTATGTAAGACATCTCAATGTTAAACCTATATTTTTACCAAAATCTATTATGTAATCACATACTTGTAATTAATGAGACTGAAAAGATGGTGAGAAAAAAATGGGTACGGGTTTGAGTCTATCCAAATTTGGGTAAGAAAATGGGTAGAACTCAAAATAGGTAGGCAAATGAGTATAACAATGGAGATGAGTTTTTAGgccttttactcaaattttataTATGGATAGTAAAATGGGTAAGGATTGAAAATGCTCTTACTCCCATCCACCCATATCATCTCCCTAAAGAACACCCAAACAAACGGGTAAGGATTGAAAATGCTCTTACTCCCATCCACCCACATCATCTCCCTAAAGAACACCCAAACAAACGGTGTTTAACGAATTCCCCTGTATAATAATCCCCCTATCCTCAAAAGCTTGATCACTAACAAACGGGCTGATATTTTCTTATGCTTGGGGGCAATTTCAACGGGTCAAGTTTctaaaagaaagcaaaaactGATCAATGGAGAAATTAACTACAGTTAAAGTTAATCACTGGCGTCAAGCAGTGGTGGAGGTGTGTAGGAGCCCGAGGGGGCCCCGCCACCCccaatttgagaattttgttaatattttatataatataattagTATACAAATCTCTGAAAGTTTAAATAATTTTGATGTGATCTTATTTTCTACATTGTCATGTAaaaattttgtgattttttccaTTGATAAAAACAATCACACATGAGTGTTGCAATTGTcaactgaaaaacaaaaaaaatgtcgtATACAATATAGTAATGCAGTAAAAAGCTACACGATATGGTAAGCATATTTctgaatgaaaataattttttaagtcgATCCCCTCGATctaaaattctggctccgcaCTGACACCAAGTGACCTTGACCCATGCTCGCTACACCCACAGAAGTTAATTGGTCTATGTAAGGActgtcatttttctttttcttttttttattttattttccgaaGTCCAACTCTctgggaaaaaaggaaagaaatctgACCAAAAATTGGTCTTTGTTTTAAAATAGCTAGATTTGCCGATTGAAAAATACGTCGAACTCTTAAATTCCTTTCTCTCAGCACCTAAGGTTAAGTGCACTCCCGATGTCGTTAGCCCAAGACCGTAGTAGTGGTTCCtatttccattaaaaaaaaaaaattactgtacgAAAATAAACAACTACAAGTGAATTCTAAACTCACAGACTTTTAAGTAAATATTAACCTGGATAAGCTCCATAAGGAAATGGACATCCTTGGTGTAGAGCTCTTTGGAGAGACTGGTGACGGCATTTTGGAGATCTTGAGTTAATGGGTTTAGGGATTTCTCCCCTGTCGAGAATCTCCGACTCCTTATTTCTTCTATATGCTGCCTCCCTATCTCCGTTTTCCTCTTCCTCTCGTCGTCACTAGCACTAGCAGCAATGGTCGCCATTGGGGTTTGATGTTCTCTTTCTTCGACTTGCAGTAGCACTATCTCAGTTCTCTACTCTCAGCTGCTTCTGCGAAGCAATTGGGGTTTGATGTTCTTCATCGGAGaaagtgagggagagagaatatGAAGTCTGAAGTCtgagaaaaattattcaatactctcggtgtatatatactccctccccTCACATAACATATGGGACTCACGCGGGATTCACAAGTAGGCTCCACATGTTATATGAGGAGAGTGAGTATACACCGGGAATACTGAATAATTACTTGAAGTCTGAAGTTAATTGATGCTGATGAAGTATTTTGTAACGGAACAGCTGTTGTTGTATCGCCTGTGGGCAGCATAACTTATCATGATTCATGATGAAAGGTACAGGTGCATGTATAGTCTGGTTTCTCATTTGCAGTTTTGTGTCTAAATGTTTTTCCATGAAATACATCGGAAGTAATTATTAGGTGTTTCACTCGAAGTAAAATAGCACATGCATGGAATAGGGAAGACAACAATGTAACGAGGACTGCATGACTTGCTCAAGCACGTAAACTAGCGAATATATTGGATCTAATGTTAGGTGATGTTTAAATAGCTGTTCTGCTCAATGAAGCTTGAGTTTTTAGAAAAGCTTATGCATAGGGCCGGGGTTTGGGagaaattttcttttccaattttagATTCTAGATGAACATTTTACAATTCTGATATTAATTACTAGAAGCTAAAGTTGTATGGGGAGATTTGGAATATAAATTATGCAACGAAATAGTGTTAGGGAGTATAATATGAGATAGGTTTTGAATCTACATTTCACCAAAAATGCCCTTCCTGTTGTGAAAAAACATAAATGCGTTTGACGTTGGTGGTGGGTAGTGGCATTTGACTTTTGGCATTAGACAAGGAGAGAAGACATGTCACTAGTGTTGGAAAATGAAGACTGAATTCTCTCCCATTTCTGTATGCCTATGACGAAGACCCTCGCTTCTAAAGTGGGTCGTGCTTTATGTGGTGCCTAGTGTATGATGAataatcatttttgttttaatttgcaATGCTCAATAAGTCAATCTGTTAactcctttttaatttttgtagggTGTCTTACGGAAACGGTGGAGTTGGTGTTGTGTCACAGCAACTATATGCTGCACTAACTAGACTACAGATGGGGCTTACAGAGGACAAGATGAATTGAGTTGTTGAGTTGAATTAGGCTTTCCAACGATTATGTGCTCTGGTCCATGgtaaattaaaaattggaaagtACCCGTGCCAGATACTCGACCCTTAGATAAGGGTATGAGATTCGTGTCGAATATATTTAGTTGGACATCCAATTAGCAAACATATTTTGTAATTCAAATTTACCATAGACTATGCGTGGAACTTCTATATTATGCATGAAATGCCGCAAGGCACTTTGTAAATactatttatttgaaaaaataaatgaactATGCTGTGAAATTTTAACATCTTGGCATATCTCTGTATCCTTTGCAACAGAAGTTCCATTAATTTAAATGAACTATACTATATGGAATTTAAATATGTGGGCATATCACTTAGACACTTACCTACCTCCGACACCCTTACCCGAACCCACATAACACAGGTGAAGTTGCGAGTAAActtgctctttcttttttttgcttttgactaAGATTATTTAGTTAGTTTTATGTTCTTCATTCCGGAGTAGGCAGGCAGTCATCTTGTTTATACTTGTCAATGTTACTTTCTCGTGTTACATGATTGTGCATTACACTGAAAATTTCGTTCCTTGATTTCTCTTAACCTCCATCCACAATATATTGTGCTATGTTTATCTTGGCGGGGCTGGGTGGGCTAATATAATTGTTACATTTGACAGCTATTCTGTACGGTCTCTTGTAATCGAAGTTTTCCATTTAAGACATTGTAATTACTCCACTTACCAACCTGCCAATTTAATCCTGTGGCATGCCAAACATTTATAGATTTACAAATAATAACCCAGTAACGGTtgaaaagaacttttttttttttttttttgtgagaacaCAAAACATAACATATATTGCACTGTCAACAATCTCTTTACCTAGTATCACACTGAACTACAAAGCTACGTTACTAACCGTTAAGCTAATTAACCTACATTATTAGGCGGGTTAGGGAATGGGACAACTAACCGCTTACTCACCCCAAACCCGTATCCGAACAATACCCTACCCAATATAATGTGCTCTCAAATCTGCTAATCGGTTCTCACTTTTGAGACTACAATAAGAGCATCCGTCAGCATcagaaaactgaaaaaatacGATGCAGGTAGGTACCAGATATCCCTTTGCGTTGCCTTCGTTGCTGTCCAGTCGTCAACAAATATTTCGGATGCACAAGCAGCAAGTCATTTTGATCATGCAAGTAGTCAATAGCAGGCAGGAAGTCCATAACTACATCTATATCCATGGCTTCAATCAAATCTCGAATTTCAGCGGTTATTATGTTTTCAGATTAGAACGCATGAAGAATTTTCCAAACTGAAATTAGTAATTACTGGGAGAGAACTGGTTTAAGAGGAGGACCAAGCCAGACTAGTAGTAATACGTTCCACATCAGACTAATATTTACACATCAACACTTGATTACAGGCCCAACAACTTCTGATTTTGGTAAGGTGTTACTGTGCAGATCAACAAAAAAGTAGTTTCAACAGTCTTCACATCCCAACCTATTCCAGAACATTccataccaaaacacacacacaaaaaaaaggaacgCTAGCACCAGCTTACTATCTACATACCAACTACTTTTCAAAAGAAAGTATCCCAAAAAGTTTCAGTACCGCCGTTGCTTCTTATGGATCGAAGCTTCGGGTGTGCAGGGCAGGTCTCGGCCAAGATACTGGTTCTTAGCAGCTGGGAATGCACATTCAAGGAAGCTGGCATCCACTGGAAACAGCTCTAGATTTTCACTCAACAGCAAGGAGTCCACATCATCCTCCTTAAACCCAAAAGCGAATCCTATTTTAATTATCTTGCACAGATCTACCACAAAGCCACTGGCGTTCGGTAGGACCGCCTCTGCAATTGCTCTGGAAAAATCTGTAATGAACTCCATACTTTTGGTTCCACTTCCACCATTCCAGCTCGGTTTATGGACGAGCAATTTCTGCGAGTTCTTTTCCCACAGCACCAGTTTTCTCATTTCAACATGTAGTCTCTTCTTTGAGGAAGGTAAATCCAAGAAATAACTGACCATCAATGATTTCTCGGTCCCAACAAGTGAGATGTCAAGAAGAGATTTCGCAATCCGGTGTCTTTCTTCCACTGGCATGTAAATTACAGGATTTGCAACGAAAGCTAACACAATTTTGATCAAGGGCTTTCCAATCAGGCTGTTCTCTGTACCCATCTTTTCAAGCTCAGAATTCGCGGAGATCTGAACAGCTTCAGATATCTTTCGCACTCCAAAACTTCTGTAGATTTCATACAGTTTAGAGAGGGATGACATGACATTCTGGGGGAACCATACAAACAGTGGCTTCTCACTAGCTTCTCCGAGCAACTTTTTGAGATTCAAATCATCAGGTATAAATACTTCCTCTCTTTCCACTAACTGAACTGCCCCTGAGATGGTGACTGCCGGTAGCGTGGTTATACCCTTTTTGATTGTCTTCTCTAGAAAAGGGTTCCAGTTTTCTGAAATATATCCCCAAAACAAATGTAGCTCCGCGGAAGACAGACAGCGGTTACACGTCACCCAGCTATTCCAGAGATCAACATATCTAAAAACGGTAGGAAACGGATCAACTCCAAAAGTTGTTGACAGAAAAGATAACAATTCCTCCTCATAATGTCTGTCGAGAACATGCAGAAAAGAGCCAAACAGATTGTCCCTGTCATGAAGCACACAGGGCCAATTGCTTACCCATTTCCCACTGTTTCCTTCTTGATCTGGAATCCATAATTGAGATGCAAAACAACCCTGGGAATTTGAACTCTGCATGTATTTGTGCAGAAATCTGTAGATTCTCATTACAGCAGAAGTTTCTTCCTTAGAAGTAAGAATCTGGAAAAGTGAAGTGCAAACGTCCTCGGTATCTGCTTTCACGCCAATAGCTATCAGTTCGTCCTTATGAAGAGAAGTCAAATTCCCATAGAAGCCTTGATCGATGAAAGGTCCATCTCGTTCCTCTAGGGAGGAATTCCATTCTGGGTCGAAAATAAGAGAATCCTCTGGGGTTCTGTACCCTACATGGGTTTTAAGCCATTTGCTTCCTTTCAGTTTGTTGAGAAAATTTTCATGTAAAGACAGATCAGATGATTTACTACTCTGTCGAAGAGACCTCGCACAACTAAGCAAAGAGAAAGTGCATTCTGCTGTTACAGATACTGGCTCCTCAGGCAACTCTAAACCTCTGGCAACAAGACGTGCGCCTTCATTGAAATCGACCACAACACCCAGCATCTTCAGTTCGTTCTTGAATGAAAAGATTGAATTGCCATAGAAGGCATCGTCTATTTTAGGAAGATCAACAAATGGAGCAACTGTTCCCCAATCTGAATCAAATAAAATTGCATCCGGAGCAGATCTATACCCGTCACAAGTTTTCAACCATTTCTCACCTGA
Proteins encoded in this window:
- the LOC131304140 gene encoding uncharacterized protein LOC131304140; translated protein: MLIDAIRKGKLAEKACMKYDKTILSIIQNYDTNDSKFLIGGKKVAITRNDIKLIFEIACGNKPIGDLNKKKSDVAFAKRRGIQEARIGSKKMKDMINEILQKREESITEEDIQDVVRLVCMFICLTLFFSTSGVTIAWTYVHCMEKIEEIKDYDWAQSIAETLNTSMHKFHDKPRDATGCVVALMY